TTCCTTCGTTATCTCCGTTACCCTGTCTTGGCCTGAGCAATGTCGAAGGGTTCAAATAAAAAAATGAACGAACAAACCTTTCAGGATATCGGACCGCTCGGCGTGTCGGTCCCTACCTTCTGATTCGTGTCAGTTGGTGTCCATTCGTGGTTAAGGAATCATTACAAAATCTGTGCCAATCTGAGCAATCTGTGGTTGAGTAAAACTGTGGTTGCGGCTTGGCTGCTCTAAGTTCCTTCGCGCCAATTCTAATGTATTAACAGTCATCTACCTGAATGGTTGACCGTATGATCGCGGCGTAAAGCCGCTCCTACAGTTTTATAATCACCAATATAATTTCAGAACGTTTCCTGCCACTTTCTAAACGTACCCTCCAACTTCGCGACGAGATCAGGAAACTTGTTCGCGAGGTTTCTGGACTCCGAAATATCGTTCTTCAGGTTAAACAGCTGCCAGAGTTCCTCTGAATCCTCCCGCACGATTTTCCAATCTCCCTCACGCAAGGCTTCATGCTTCTGATAAACGAAGAATAGCGACTCGTGAGGAGACTCGGCCCCGTCAGTCAGAGCCAGAAGCGGATTCTTGCCGTCGAAAACAATACCGGTGGGAAGCTTTGCATCTGAGAGTTCGGCGCACGCCGTCATCAGGTCGGGCGACCACAACGCTTCTCCGATTACCGATCCTGCTTCAATATGCCCTGGCCACCTCGCCATCGCAACAACGCGTATCCCACCTTCCCAGCAAGTGACTCCTCCACTCCTGAGCGGATCATTGATCCCCACGTCGATCCCTTCTCTATCGAGACGGAAGCCACCGTTGTCTGACATGAAGAAGACAAAGGTATTTTCCGCTACGCCTGCCTCCTCGAGGGAATCCAACACCTGGCCAATCCCTCGATCAAGAGCAGTGACCACCGCAGCGTACCGTTTCTCAACATTTTGCTCAGCCGGTGACCATCCATATTCTTCGAACGCCCAGTCCGGTGCCTGCCAGATATTGGGTTGACCCGGTTTTTTGTTTTTTGCGCTGGGAAAATGCGGAGCATTAAAAGGCAAATAGCAAAACCACGGATTGTCTTTCTTTGAGTTCCGTTGGATGAAATCTACCGCTGCATCGGCAATAATATCCGTGGCGTATTCGCCTTCTCGATGCAATTCCGTCGTGCCTTCGTAAAGATCGTGCCGAGTCCGGTAATTGTGATGATAGTAGTCCATGTTCCCGGATGCATGCCCTACAAACTCATCAAATCCACGCTCAGTCGGACGGGAGCCTTCGGCAAAGCCAATGTTCCATTTTCCAAAACAACCAGTAACGTAGGGTGTCGGGGCTGTTTTAAGAATCTGAGAAATTAATAGCTCTTTTTGATTTAGCCCAACGCCGTAATTTCCCTCCTCCCCTGACAATTGATCCAGCAATCCATGCCGTTGTGGAATACGACCGGTCAGCAAGCAGGCGCGGGAAACAGTGCATGTGGACGAAGCCGTGTAAAAGCTAGTCAGCCGGGTCCCTTCCTCCGCCAAGCGATCTAATCGGGGAGTTATGATCGAGGACTCAGAATTATAGCACCGAAGATCTCCATATCCGAGGTTGTCTGCGGTAATGATCAATATGTTTGGCGGGGATGATCGCGCCTCTGGTTGTATCAAACAGAAAACCGTCGCAACACTGGCAGCAAAAGTGATTAATGACTTTCTCATCAGTTAGACCTCTAGGAAATACGAATGATCCGACGGGCATTCTTTGAAAATATTTTGGCGCGAACCTCGGGATCATGCGCGTAAGTCCTCACGTTGGCGATCTGGCCCGAACCTTTGCAGCTTTCCCCTTCCCCTTCTATGTCGGGACAATCAGTTCCAAGACACAGTTTATCCTGATGTCTTTCCAGAAACGCAGCGGCATGTTCCGGATCGCGATCCAGCGCATTCTTGCCCGAGCCCGCCGAGAGGTCGCCATACATATTCGGGTAGTCGGCCAGGTAGCGATCCGTCAATCCACCCGGGGTAACAGGCCCTGCAGGATACATCACTTCCTGCTCATGCTTCGCATCAATATTGCCCCACCAGGTCTGAGCATGACCAATGAAATTCACATCGGGAAAGCGTTCGAGGATTTTGTAAAAGCGTTCGAAGCCGTGATTGTACATGCCATGCTGGAAATGAATCAACACCGGCACCTGATACTCGTTGGCCAATTCGTAAACCCGAATCATCGGAGCGGAGTCACAGTCGATATTAAACTTCATTTCTCCGATCCCAACCGCGCCTTTCTTTAGCCACGACTCCATCGATTCGATGGCACCATCCGTATCAGGTACTTCGCAACAGAAGTAGACAAACTTG
The sequence above is drawn from the Verrucomicrobiota bacterium genome and encodes:
- a CDS encoding sulfatase-like hydrolase/transferase → MRKSLITFAASVATVFCLIQPEARSSPPNILIITADNLGYGDLRCYNSESSIITPRLDRLAEEGTRLTSFYTASSTCTVSRACLLTGRIPQRHGLLDQLSGEEGNYGVGLNQKELLISQILKTAPTPYVTGCFGKWNIGFAEGSRPTERGFDEFVGHASGNMDYYHHNYRTRHDLYEGTTELHREGEYATDIIADAAVDFIQRNSKKDNPWFCYLPFNAPHFPSAKNKKPGQPNIWQAPDWAFEEYGWSPAEQNVEKRYAAVVTALDRGIGQVLDSLEEAGVAENTFVFFMSDNGGFRLDREGIDVGINDPLRSGGVTCWEGGIRVVAMARWPGHIEAGSVIGEALWSPDLMTACAELSDAKLPTGIVFDGKNPLLALTDGAESPHESLFFVYQKHEALREGDWKIVREDSEELWQLFNLKNDISESRNLANKFPDLVAKLEGTFRKWQETF
- a CDS encoding amidohydrolase family protein translates to MLIGRRQFAITAACGFAGMAFSQGCSNKKKEEVIDIHQHLNYVNRSDPDFIAHQERMGVTRSVLLPAGSYLNVESTHFGESNGLAAKISVTQSAYELTQEHPDKFVYFCCEVPDTDGAIESMESWLKKGAVGIGEMKFNIDCDSAPMIRVYELANEYQVPVLIHFQHGMYNHGFERFYKILERFPDVNFIGHAQTWWGNIDAKHEQEVMYPAGPVTPGGLTDRYLADYPNMYGDLSAGSGKNALDRDPEHAAAFLERHQDKLCLGTDCPDIEGEGESCKGSGQIANVRTYAHDPEVRAKIFSKNARRIIRIS